From Sphingomonas sp. PAMC26645:
ATCACTGGCGCAAGCGCGATTATCGTCGTCGCGACTTCACGGTGAACCCGGCGGCGAACACGTCGCTGACCGGTTTCGCACCCAATGGCTTCGAGCAGCTCCCGTTCGACGATTTCCTGTCGGGCGTCGGCGGCAATATCCCGCGGACCTGGCTCGTGCCGATCACCAGCGTGTTCTACGACAAGCTGTTCACCGACGCGATCGCCAACAGCCCGCTGTCGGCGGGCGACCTGCGCGCTTCTTACGTCGTGACGGAGAAGACGGCAGGCGGTTATGTCCGTGCGGACTATGGGTTTCCGGTCGGCAGCGTGGCTGTCACCGGCAATGTCGGCGTGCGCTACGTCCACACCGATCAGGTGGCGAGCGGCAATCTGACTGCCGGTAACGTCGTCACGCCGGCACGTTTTCCGCAGACGTTCAGCAACTGGTTGCCGAGCTTCAACCTACGCGCCGAGCTGACCCGCGATCTGGTCGGGCGTCTCGCCGCCAGTCGCGTGCTCACGCGGCCGAACGTTACGCAGAGCGCACCGCAGATCACTGTCTCGACCGATCAGGCGACTGCTAGCGGCGGCAATCCTGCGCTGCAGCCCTTCCTTGCCACCCAGTATGACGGGTCGCTCGAATGGTATTTCAACCGCTCGGGATCGCTTACCGGCGCGCTGTTCTACAAGGCGATGGACGACTACATCACCGCGCAGAACATCAATGTCGAGATCCCCGGCCGCGGCACGGTGCTGCTCAGCACACAGGTCAACGGCGGCAGCGCCAAGGTCTATGGTGCCGAAGCAGCGTACAATCAGGTCTTCACGTTCCTGCCGGCGCCATTCGACGGGCTCGGCGTCCAGGCGTCCTATACCCACACGTCGGTGCAGGCGAACTACACGGCGGGTGCGCGTCCGATCAAGGATCAGCTGATCGGCTTGTCGAAGAACAGCTTCAACGTCGTCGGCTTCTACGACAAGGGGCCGCTGGCAGCGCGTATCTCCTATACGTGGCGCGACAAATATCTGTCGGGCGTCGGCAGCACGACGCAGGTGCCGACCTTCGTCGCGGCATTCGGTACGCTGGACGGCAACATATCGGTGCGCGCCACGAACGCGCTGACCTTCAGCGTCGAGGCGATCAACATCGCCAACGCCAACAGCTACAGCTACAACGACAAGGAAATCCAGTTCGGCGAGATCAACAATTACGGCCGCACTATCCTGTTCGGCGTGCGGGCGCAGTTCTGATGCTCAGGTCGATGCTACTCGCCGCCGCTGCGCTGGTTTCGACCGGCGCGACGGCACAGCGAGCGATGAACGACATTCAGGTGGTCGGCTCGCACAACAGCTTCAAGGCACGGATTCCGACGGCGGTGATGGCGAAGATCCGTGCCGCCGAGCCGCGGATGGCGGAGGGGCTGGACTATTACCACCTGCCGCTCGCGCATCAACTCGACCGCGGGGTGCGCCAGATCGAGATCGATATCTTCGCCGACCCCGATGGCGGGCGCTATGCGTCGCCCAAGGGCGAGGCGTGGGCCAAGGCGGCCGGCGAAACGACGAGCTTCGACCGCGCGGCAATGCTCAAGCCTGGGTACAAGGTCTTCCACATTCCCGACGTGGATTACATGAGCACCTGCGTGACTCTGGTCCGGTGCCTCGGCGAAGTGAACCGCTGGTCGCGCGCACACCCGCGGCATCTGCCGGTCATGATCACCATCAACGCCGCCGACACGCCGTCGGGGCGGCCGGAGATCGGCAGCCCGATACCGCTCGATGACAAGACGCTGCTCGATGCGCTCGACGGCGAGATCCGATCCGTGCTGCCGGGTAGGCGTCTGATCACGCCGGACGAGGTGCGCGGTACGGCAGCGAGTCTGCGCGAAGCGGTACATACGCGGGGATGGCCGACATTGGCAGCGGCACGGGGGCGGATCTACATACTGTTCGACGTGCGCAAGGCAGTGTCGGACGTCTACCGCGACGGTCACCCGTCGCTGGCCGGCCGGGCGATGTTCGGCTGGTACCCGGACGACCAGCCCGAATCCGCCATCCAGATCGTCCAGGACCCGCTGGTCGATGGGGAACGGATCCGGCGCTGGGTCGGCGAGGGCGTGATCGTTCGCACCCGCACCGACGCCGGCACGGTGGAAGCCCGCAGCCGCGACTATGCCAAGGCGAACGCCGCCCTGGCGAGTGGCGCGCAGGCGGTCAGCACCGATTATTACCCCGGCGCGCCCGACCCGCTGCACGTCGGCTTCGCGGTAACGTTGCCGGGCAAGGCGATGGCGCGCTGCAGTCCGGTGCGTGTGCCCGGCGGTTGCAGCCTGCAACCTTGAGGTGCAACTTGAAGTTGCGTGGTTTCGGGACCGTGTGTGCCGTCGCCGCGCTGCTGATCGGCTCGATCGCTAGCGCCGCGCCGAAGCGCGTCTTGGTGGTCGAGCGGGCAGTGTTGGTCATGCGCCACGGCATCCGCGCGCCGCTTGACGGCGAGGTGCCGTTGGACACCCGCACCGGTGCACCGTGGCCGGCTTGGCCTGTGGCTGAAAGCCGGATCACCCCGCATGGCGTGCGGGCCCTCGAACAGGTGGCGGCGTACGACCGAAGGTTGCTCGCGGCGCGCGGGTTGATGACGCCAAACGGGTGTCCGGCGGGTGTCGTCCGGATCAGATCGAACAGTTCCGATCGGACGATCGCGAGCGGGCAGGCCTATGCGGAGGGCCTTGCGCCCGGCTGCGATCTCGCCATCGAACACAAGCCGCTCGGTACCGCGGACGCGATCTTCGAGCCGTTGCGTGCACGGGCGACGGCCTTCGACGCGCGCGCAGCGATTGCATCCATCAACCATGAGACGGGTGGCATGGCGGCACTCGCCCGACGTCACGGCGCTGCGCTAGCGCGACTCGATCAGGTGCTTGGCTGTACGTCGGTGGAGCGGGGATGCGTCCCTGCTGGCACGCCGGCGGTCAGCGCAAGCGCCGATGGCCACGATCTCGTGCTGGCGGGGCCGATCCGCGCCGCCTCCGGTATTGCGCAGGTACTGCTGCTGCAGGAGGTCGAGGGCCTGCCACGCGAGAGCGTTGGTTGGGGCCGCGCGAATCCTGCGACTATCGAGCAGCTCGGCGCGCTGCATGCCGCCTTGTTCGCCGTGTACACGCATCCGTCCTATATGGCCGCGCATCAAGCCGCCGTGCTCGGCCGCGAGGTACTGGCAGCCTTGTCCTCGACGGGACCGCGGCTGACGGTGTTCATGGGGCATGACACCAACGTCACGGCGCTCGCCGCCGCGCTTCGGGTCGATCTGAAAGCGCCGGGCTATGCCACCAACGACGTTCCGCCGGGCGGGGCGCTGCTAATCGAACGCCTGCGTGACGCAAGCACCGGTGCCCGGGTCGTGCGGGTGTCGTACCGCACCCAGTCGCCCGAGACCCTCCGTGGGCTCGGGCAATCCGCTTCGCTCGTCGCGCTCAAGATCCCAGGTTGCGCGAGCCCATTGTGTCCCGCCACCACATTTTCCCGGCTGCTAGTTTCACACCTGGCTCCGCTGCAAACAGCTAGGTGACGCTCGAAGCAACCTTACCGCGTGTCCGGGGCGCCAACTAGAAACTCCGCACTCGTGGAGATTTCAACACAGCCCTCAGCAGAAGCCGACCAATAAATTAAAACTGCAGAGCGGCAGCGTCCTGCAAAGACCAGAACCGAATCAAATCAGCCGAAAATCGACAGTCGAACGATGCCATTAGGATCGGATTGGGAAGTCGAAACCCGTAAGATCAGGCGGGTCTTCTCAAGTATATTCATGCCAAACTTGCGACGCTAAAAAATGGGATCGGTCGTGCAGCGCAACGGCCGATCCCGGTGCCCTGTGCGCTATTTCGTCAGATCGGTGAAAAGTGAGCGGTAATAGGTGATCGCGAGCGGAATGTTGTCGATCGGGGTGCGTTCGTTGAGGCCGTGGCTGAAGTCGTCCGATTGCTTGATGAAGATCGGGCTGACGCCGTAGCTCGGCACGCCGACCGAGCGATACCACATCGAATCGCTCGCACCCGCCGACATGCTCGGGAAGATCGGCACGCCTGGACGGATCTTGCCCATTGCCGTCTTGACTGGGCCGGTCAGGTCCGCGCGCAGCGGCGAGGCGTCGGTCGGGTTCGATCCTTCGGTGACGTCGCTGAACTTCACACCCGGATCGGCGGCGACCCTGGCGAGTTCGGCCATCACTGTCTCGGGTTTCACGCCGGGAAAGATGCGGCAGTTGATGTTGGCGGTCGCACGCTGCGGCAGCGCGTTCAGGGCGTGGCCACCACTGACCATAGTCGTGACGCAGGTCGTGCCGATCTGGCCGACATAGCCGGTGTTGGCGGCGAGCGTTTCAATCGCCTTCTGGTCGGCAGGATTGGCGACGAACGCGCGCATCGCGGCGCCGAGTTCGGGGGTCTGACGCGGTGCGACGCCCTCGAAATAGCCTTTGGTGATCGGCGACAGCTGTGGCGTGAAGCGATACGCGCCGATCTTGACCAGTGCGGCGGAAAGCTCGTTGATCGCGTTGACCTTCCGCGGCGCGGACGAGTGTCCGCCGGGGTTCGTCACCTCGAGCTGGAAGTCGGCATAGGTCTTTTCGGCGGCGCCGATCGTGAAATACTCGGGTTTGCCGGCCTCGTCGTACAGTCCGCCGCCGCCGTCGATGTTGAGCGCCATCTCGCTGGCCTTGAGCTTTTCGGCGATCAGCGACGAGGTCTTCATCACCGTTTCTTCGTCGCCGGACAGCGCGAGGACGATGCCGCGCTTTGGCGTGTAGCCCGCCTTCTTCATGTCGAGCAGCGTCGCGATCGCGAGCGCTGCGTCGAGCTTCATGTCGGTGGCGCCACGGCCGTAGAGATATCCGTTCTCGACCACCGCGGTGAACGGATCGCGCTGCCAGTCGGCGGGCTTGGCCTCGACGACGTCGATATGTCCGGAGACGACGATCGGCTTCAGCGCCGGATCGCTGCCGTTCCACGTTGCGATCAGATAGGCGGTGTCGTCGACAGGGGTGATCGTGACGTCTGCAGCCGCAAAGCCGCCCGCGACCAATGTCTGCTTCAGATAGGCGGCGAGCTGCGGGGTCTGGTTGCCGGGACCACGCACGCTGCGAAACGCGATCATCTTCTTCGCGATTTCGAGACCGTTGGTGGCGGCTGGAGTCTGCGAGGAGGCCGGGATGCCGACCATTGCGGCGGTGCAGGCTAGTAGAAGCTTGAGCTTGGACGTCATCATCATCTTTCCTCGGAGAATTCTTATCCTCCCCTTTGCGGGGGAGGATCGCGACGAACCAATTCCTAGAACTTCGCTCCCGCGCGCAGGCCGATCGTCCGCGGCGTACTGCTGACGATGTAGGTGCGCTGCGAACACGTCCCGCACTGCTGGAACCGCGACAATTGCGCGCGTTCGTCCCACAGATTCTGGACGAACAACTCTAGCGTGTAGCCGGACAGGTCCGCGCCGATCGACGCATTGGCGGTCGTGTACGCCTTGAGTCGGCCGAAGCTCGCCGTCTGCGCCAGTCGGATATCCGCTGCTGCCGAACTTTGGTGCGCGACGAGCCCTTGAATATACGCCTTCGCCGTGCCGACCGGGACGCTGTAGCGCGCCGTCCCGCTTGCCTTGAAGCGTGGCGTGATCGGCAAGCGCGTGCCCTTCGGCGCAAGTACGTCGAGGCCAGTGCCGCTACAGGTCTGCGTGGCGCACAAGTCGTTGCGCGTCTTCGCATCGGTGTAGGACGCTGCCGCGGTCAGCGACAGGCCGCCCGTGGAGAAGTTCGCGTCCGCCTCCGCGCCCCTGATCCGAGCGTTCGGTCCGTTCTGGATGATCGTGAAGCTGTTCAGCCCCAGGAACGAGAACTGGAACTTGTCCCACGCCTGCTGGTAGATTGCGGCATTGAAGCGTAGCCGATCGAACAGCGTCGTCTTCAGGCCCAGCTCGTAATTGGTCAGGAAATCCGCGTCATACGGCGCAACGTCGCCGCGACGGTTGATCCCGCCCGGCCGGAAACCGCGCGAGAAGGTGGCATAGGCCAGTACCTTGTCACTTGGCTTGAAGGTCAGGTTGAAGCGATACGTGGCGCCTTGTCCCTGCGTCTTCTTGGGGACCAATCCGGTGGTCGTGTAGGTCGCGAGATTGGTGCAGGGCGATCCGGCCACCGCCGCCGGCAGCAGCGTGGAGGTATCGCCGCCGCTCCTATACGCCTCGCGGAGGGTCTGGCCGTTGGCCAGATAACAGCCCGCAACGCCCGTCAGGCTGCTGCCCGCCGCGTTGAACGGCGTCGCGGTGTAGGGCCGGCCATCGTCCGGATCGACCGCAGGATTACGCCCGAACCCGTAGAAGCCGATCAGCGAATTGTCGTAGATATACGCGCGGCCACCCGCGGTCGCGGTCAGGTTCGGCAGGATGTCGAAGCTCGCCTCGCCGAACATCGCGTAATCCTTGTCGACGCGCTCCTGCTTGGTCAGCCACAGCGTGCCGGGCGATCCGTTGACGGATACCGCGGTGCCGAGATTGGCGATCTGATAATCCTGGAAGATCGCGTTGGTCTGGCGCTGATAGAAGGCGCCGGCGACGATCCGGAACCGGTCCTCGACCGGCGATGCGACGCGCAGTTCCTGGCTGGTCTTCTTGAAATGATCGGTGCCGATGATCTTCTGCCGCGGATCGATCGTCCGGCCGGCATTGTCCTGATAATAGAAATAGCCAGCGAGCCCGCCGACCGACGAATAAGCCGAGTCATAGGCTTCGGCGTAATCGGTATAGTCGCTCGACGTGTACGTCTTCCGGTCGAGATACGCGCCGGCATAGGTGACGTCCCAGTTGCCGACCTTGCCCTCGATCGTCAGCGCGCCCTGGATGAACCGGTCGCGGCGGAACTCGGGGAAGAAATGCTGAACTTCGAGATCGCCGACCTTCGGGTCGTAGCCATAGGTGCCGTGGTTGCGCTGTTCCTGGTACAGAACGGTCGGCGTCACGGTCCAGTTGCTGTCGAGATCGACCTTCAGCGCCGCGCGGCCGCCATAGGTCTCGGTATCGTTGTAGTTCTTCTTCACGAACGCGGCGTTGTCGACGACCACGCCACCATTCGCTGATGTGCACGAGGTCGGGGTCGGTTCCGGAAGGTAGCTGCGGCACCCGGCGACGTTGTCGATGTACCCCGCATCGCGCTGATAGAAGCCGACCACGCGTAGCGCTGCGGACTGCGACAGCGGCATGTTGAGCATGCCTTCGACCTTGCTGCCGATCCCGCCCGACTTGACGCTGTTCACCTCGCCATCGACGCGGCCGTAAAAGTCGCTCGTGTCGGGCTTGTTGGTGATGATCCGGATCGTGCCTGCTTCGGACGACGCGCCGTACAGCGTGCCCTGTGGCCCGGCGAGGCTCTCGATCCGGGCGATGTCGTAGATGTGGACGTCGAGCGTGCCGCCGATCGTCGTCACCGGCTGCTCATCCAGGTAGGTGCCGACCGAGGGCAGGGGGCCCGAATGATTGCCATCGCCGCCCGATGCGACGCCGCGCATGTAGACGACGGTCGATCCTGGCTGCGTCGTCTGGAACGATACCGACGGCAGTAGCTGCGTATATTGGTTGAAGTTCGAGATGTTGAGATCGTCGAGCCGCTTGGTGCCGATCGCCTGGATGCTGATCGGGACGTTCTGGATGTTCTGATCGCGCTTCTGCGCGGTGACGACGATGTCGCCTTCATACTCGCCGGCGGTCTGCGCGGTAGGGGCGGTCTGCTTGGCCGGTGCCGGTGCCACGGCAGGGCCAGTCTGAGCGTGAGCGGAAGACACTATCGCAGAAGAGGCCAAGAGCGAGCCGATCAACAACCGACGATCGAATATGTGCATGCGCGAGCCCCCAAGCGTTTATGCGCAGAGACTGTGGTGCAGTGCAGCGAACGTCAAACAAAGCTGGCCTATTTTGCAGCTTTATTACGTGAGCGTGACGTTTTTACCACGGATCATGCGCGTAGCAGGTCGCCAAGTGCGGTTTTCAGCGGATCGAGCCACATTTCGTACGGCCGCCAGGCATCGACGCCGTCACGGTTGATCGGCCGACGCACCTGTTCGGAACTGGCGGTGCGGACCGCGCGCTCGGTCTCGTGGAAGGCGAGGCATGCGGGTTCGTAGTCGAGGCCACACGCTGCGAGCAGCGCACGGACCTCGACCTCGGTGTTTTCAAGCAGGGCTTCGTGATCGACGCGGTGGACGCGGCCCGGCAGCACCGCGTCGACATGCGTCATCAGCCGGACATAGTCGCGGTAATAGCGGCCGAGATCGTCGAGCGAATAACTGAACGTCTGCCCCCGCGCGTAATGCTGCTTGAAGTTCGAGAAGCAGCAGTCGAGCGGGTCGCGCCGCGCGTCGATGATCCGCGCATTGGGCAAGGCGAGGTGGATCAACGCGGTATGCGCCCAATTGTTGGGGAGCTTGTCGATGAAGAACGGGCGATCGGTGCGCCGCTGGATCGCGGCACGACGCAGATACTCCTCGCCGATCTCGCGCAGTGCATCCGCAGAGAGGGTGGCGATGCCCTGCGGATAGTCGGCGATGCGGCGGGCGAGCGCGGGCATGTCGGGGAGTTCGGTGGTGCCCTCGACGCGGCTATGGCTGGCGAGGATCTGCTCGATCAAAGTCGAACCCGCACGCGGCATGCCAAGGACGAAGATCGGGTCGGGTGCCTCGCATCCCTGGCCGCGGCGCGCGTCCAGGAAATCGGGCGTCAGCAGCGCGATGCTGCGGTCGACGAATATGCGCGTTTCGTCGGCGTCGTACACGATCCGGGTCCGGCGGAGTGCGTTGCCCGCCGCGTAATGCGCGAACGACTGCACAGGTTCTCGGCGATCCTCGAATGCCTTGCCGAGCGCGAAATCGAGATGGAAGCGGTCCTCGTCATCCAGATCGTCCCGAGCGAGGCCAGCCTCCATCGATGCGATATCGGCGTCGTCGAACCGTACCGTCTTGAGATTGGCGAGGCTCCACCACGCGTCGCCGAGGGTCGGCAACAGCGCCAACGCGCGGCGATAGGCGGCAATACCGTCGTCGCGACGCCCCACCGTCTTGAGCATGTGACCGTAGCTCAGCCACACGCGCGGCTGGCCCGGCGCGTCGTGCAGTACTTTTTCATACAGCGCGATCGCATCCTCGAACCCGCCGAGCCGCCCAAGGGCAGCCGCCTTCAGGTTCGCATGTCCGGGATTGTCCGGCTCGTCGGCGATCACCGCGTCGAGCAAGGTCAGCGCTTCGGGCGCGCGGTTCTGGCGGTACAACACGAGCGCGAGGTTCGCGCGCGCCGCGGTAAAGCCCGGCGCCAGTTCGACCGCACGGCGCAGCAATACCTCCGCATCGCCGTACCGCCCGATCCGCCCGGCCAGTTCGGCCAGCATCCGGATCGCCCGCGCATCGAACGGATCGCGCTTGAGATACGCCTTCAGCAGCGGTTCGGCGACGTGAAGCTGGTTGTCGTGGAGCGCGAGCGCGGCCTGCATCAGGTCGCTCGGCCAACGATGGTTCGGGGTGGGTGCCATTACCCCAACTTTCGGTGCCCGCCATGCAGGCGTCAAGCGCGAAGGTAGGACGGAGGTTTTTCCACCGACACGTCGTGTAGTCGGCAAAGACATCGCGGTCGCAGATTTCGTATCGTGAGGATCAGTCAGCGATGAAAGCTCGTGTTTCTAAGGGCTGTTTGCGGCCTCTCGTCTTGTAACAGCAGTTCGCAGGCATGGGCGCCGAGGGCTTCATGTGGAATGGATGTAACGACCTAAAGTCTAAACTTTGTTTGTTCGTTACGTCGCTGAACGGAAACGTGGGGACGCACTCGCGCCCCCATGTCCATTTCAATATTTTACACGAAGACGCGTGTAGTAGAAGCCGCCGTTGAAGCCGAACGGGCCACCACCGCGCGGGTAGACCTGGCCGTCGGACGTGCCGCCGGTCAGGGGATAGATCTGCACCGTTCCGTTCGCCGCGAGGCGATCGGGGTGTTCGTCGGTAAAGTTCTGCGCGCCGATCGACAGGGTGAAATGCTCGGCGAAGACATAGCTTACTTCGAGATCGGTGACGAACTTGCCGCCGAAAACCTGGTTGGGCGTCGCCCCGGTCACGATGCCGTTGGTCAGGATGTTGGTGACGCCGTAATCCTGCGCCGCGGTGAACGAGCTGTAGTAATTCTCGCGGACATTGAAGCTCAGATTATCCAGCGACCAATTGGCGTTGAAGACGATGCGATGCTTCGGCGCCAGGTTTTCCGCATCGATAAGGATGGGGAAATTGATCACACGAGAATCGTAGTCGGTAACCTTGGTCTTGTTGTAGTTGTACGCCAGTGAGAAGTTCAACTGAGCATCGCTGAGCTTCGTGCGGTAGGTGGCGACGACGTCGATGCCGCGGGTCTGCGTCTTGAAGCCATTGGTGAAATACTGGACCTGACCATCGACGCCAACGGCTTGCAGTGCCGGTTGCGCCGCGACCGCCGCTGCGGTGACGATAAAGGGCGAGGTAAGGCCGATGCGGTTGCGGAGGTCGATCTGGTAGCCGTCGACCGTGATCGTCATGCCCCGGACAGGCTCCAGGATGACGCCCAAGCCATAGTTGGTCGACTTTTCGGGCGTCAGAGGTTCGGCGCCGTAATATTGTGCGGGCGCGCTGTTGACCGGATAGGTGCCCGCCTGGAACGCGTTGCCGCCGTTGAACGAGGTCGTGACGATCGAGACGTTCGACTGGCCCGGGGAAGGCGCATGGAAGCCGGTGCCGAAGCTGCCGCGAACCGAGAACCCTTCGACGAACTTGTAAAGTGCGTTGACCTTGCCGACCCAGGCATCGCCGAACGTGTTGTAATGCTCGTACCGCCCTGCCGCGCCGACCGTTAGCGCGTCGGTGATATCGGTTTCAAGACCTACATAAGCGGCATAGGCTTTCTGGTCGAACTTGCCCGCGGTGGCCGGGCTGGTGCCGGCATAGCCACTCGCGCCGACGCCCTGCGCCGCGGTCGTACCGGAGGCGGTATACACGCCCGGCGCGGTCAGCGTGTAGAGCCGTTGCGCGACGGCGTAGGGACCGGCCGCATAGGACTGCGTATCGCCCGCGGTCTGCTCGTAGGTTTCCTTGCGGAATTCACCACCGGCCGAGATCGTCAGCGGCGCCGCGAGCCCGAGGTCCGCCGCGTAGGTGAAGTCGGCGTTGAAGTTCACTTCCTTCTGGATCAGGTCGCCGAAATCGAAGCTCGTCTGGGTCGCCGGCCCGTAGGAAAAGTTGGCCGAGTTATACATCGAAAGCGACAGCTTGTTGCGGGCCAGCGTGCCCGACAGGTCATAGCTCAAATCGCCGCTGGTGCCCTTGTAGCCGAGCACGCCGTAGAGTTCCTGCGACTTGCCGACGAAGCGCGGCGTGAAGCCGGCCGGATAGAGCTGGTTGAACTTGAAGATGTTGCCGTCCCGTACGAAGCCGCCGGTCGGGCAGGTCGCGTTGCCGGTCGGGCAGGGGGTCAGGAAGAACGTGTTGTTGAACGCGCCGTTCGCACCCTGATTGCGGACCACCCCGGCTGAATCGACTGCGGTGCTGCTCACGGGCGCACGGTAGTTGAAGCTCTGGTTGCCCTTGCTCTGCGCGAAGTTGCCGAAGAAATAGAGTTTGCTGTCGGGGGTGACGTTGATCGCCGTGTTGAGCACCGACTTGAAGCCGTGCGAGGGCGAATTGCCCCAGATCTGCACGGGGCCGGGGAAATTGGGCAGCTGCGTCGCGAGCGCCGGGAAGTTCTGCGCGAAGTTCGCCGCCGATGGGCGGGTTCGACCACGGCTGGTTTGCCCCTCGTCGACATATTCGCCGGTCGCGTTGATGAAGCCCCAGTCGCCCTTCAGGCCCGCATTGCCGGCGATCTGGTAACTTTCGCCGTCTCCCGCATAATATTGCCCGGTGCGACCGACCAGTTCGATGCCCTGATCTTGGCGCAGGCCATAGTTCAGTACGCCGGCGATCGCGTCCGAGCCATATTGCGCGGTGGCGCCTTCGCGCAGCACCTGGAGATTGCCGATCGCGAGCGACGGAATTGCCGAGATGTCGGGACCCTGGGCACCGCGGCCAAGCCCGGTATCGCTGCCGCCGTAGACCTGCACCAGTGCCGACCGGTTGTAGCGTTTGCCGTTCAGCATCACGAGGACCTGGTCACCCGACAGGCCACGAAGCGATGGCGAGCGAACGAAGGTCGACGCGTCCGAGATCGAGTTCTGGCCGGCATAGAAGGACGGTACGATGTTCTTGAGCGCATCGATCATGTTGGCGGCAGGCTGCGTGGTTAGGTCGTCCGCACTGATGATGTCGACGGGCGAGGGCGAGTTGGCCAACGTACGGTCGGTACGTCGCGTACCAAGCACAAGGATCTCACTCGTTGGTTCGGCCTCCACGGGTGCAACCCCTTGGGGAGTGGTGTCCTGAGGGGAGCCTGTAGCCGCGTCCTGTATGGTATCTCGTTCGGCTGCGAAGGCGGCGGGGCACGATAGTAGTGCAACCGCCAGTGCGACGGTCGAAGTCGTGTATCTGATCATCTAAAGCCCCCTTGGAAAACCTAGCTCTTCAAAAGTCTTCTCCAGATGTTCCCGTTCTCGATCGTCGATTGTGTTCGGCGTATCGAAACGCTTTTTGACCAGCCCTGCGAATGTCGTGACGGTGTCATTTCACTGCATCGTCATCGTGCACCAAACGGCCACAACGGACGTGTT
This genomic window contains:
- a CDS encoding TonB-dependent receptor, which encodes MEAEPTSEILVLGTRRTDRTLANSPSPVDIISADDLTTQPAANMIDALKNIVPSFYAGQNSISDASTFVRSPSLRGLSGDQVLVMLNGKRYNRSALVQVYGGSDTGLGRGAQGPDISAIPSLAIGNLQVLREGATAQYGSDAIAGVLNYGLRQDQGIELVGRTGQYYAGDGESYQIAGNAGLKGDWGFINATGEYVDEGQTSRGRTRPSAANFAQNFPALATQLPNFPGPVQIWGNSPSHGFKSVLNTAINVTPDSKLYFFGNFAQSKGNQSFNYRAPVSSTAVDSAGVVRNQGANGAFNNTFFLTPCPTGNATCPTGGFVRDGNIFKFNQLYPAGFTPRFVGKSQELYGVLGYKGTSGDLSYDLSGTLARNKLSLSMYNSANFSYGPATQTSFDFGDLIQKEVNFNADFTYAADLGLAAPLTISAGGEFRKETYEQTAGDTQSYAAGPYAVAQRLYTLTAPGVYTASGTTAAQGVGASGYAGTSPATAGKFDQKAYAAYVGLETDITDALTVGAAGRYEHYNTFGDAWVGKVNALYKFVEGFSVRGSFGTGFHAPSPGQSNVSIVTTSFNGGNAFQAGTYPVNSAPAQYYGAEPLTPEKSTNYGLGVILEPVRGMTITVDGYQIDLRNRIGLTSPFIVTAAAVAAQPALQAVGVDGQVQYFTNGFKTQTRGIDVVATYRTKLSDAQLNFSLAYNYNKTKVTDYDSRVINFPILIDAENLAPKHRIVFNANWSLDNLSFNVRENYYSSFTAAQDYGVTNILTNGIVTGATPNQVFGGKFVTDLEVSYVFAEHFTLSIGAQNFTDEHPDRLAANGTVQIYPLTGGTSDGQVYPRGGGPFGFNGGFYYTRLRVKY